The following proteins are encoded in a genomic region of Phycisphaerae bacterium:
- the rplX gene encoding 50S ribosomal protein L24 → MAAKVRKGDRVEVRSGEHRGQQGKVLRVDPEKGRVWIEGVNLVYRHLRPSRQNPQGGRIQKEAPVHVSNVLPVDPRTGRGSRVHFEVERDSSGKIVSKRRVTRGGTVLENVKAATA, encoded by the coding sequence ATGGCGGCAAAAGTAAGAAAAGGCGATCGTGTCGAGGTTCGAAGCGGTGAGCACCGAGGCCAGCAGGGCAAGGTCCTCCGCGTCGATCCCGAAAAAGGTCGAGTCTGGATCGAGGGCGTAAACCTGGTCTATCGGCATCTGCGACCCAGTCGACAGAATCCGCAGGGCGGCCGCATTCAGAAGGAAGCGCCCGTGCACGTCTCGAATGTGTTGCCGGTCGACCCGCGTACAGGACGCGGCAGCCGGGTCCATTTCGAGGTGGAGCGGGATTCCAGCGGCAAGATTGTATCGAAGCGGCGCGTGACGCGCGGTGGAACGGTGTTGGAGAACGTCAAGGCTGCGACAGCCTGA